ctacatatgtgtatatatatgtcTTCATTGCTTTAagacagaaaataaatataatcttAGGTAAATGGAGTAGGAAAATATAAGACAAGAATAACAGTACATAGTATCGATTAGTGTAAGAAAATATGTATGCAAATTGAGACAATAAAATGAGAGAAATATACATATGTTTATGTGAATGATAATGGTTTAATAAGTAATActtgcattaaagaaaatatagTAATGCATGTAATGTGTTGCCATCCctctaactaattaattaaacgAAAAGAATCTCAACAAATCAATCGATCAATTAATTAAGGTTATCCTTATTAATTAtgacccataggataggtttTATAAAATGTAcatttaattagttaataagcATAGTTGGCTAATATATTTAATGTTTATTGAGAGAGGAAGAGCATCAAAGAAACATGACAAAGAAAAGTTAGGCAAAATAACTTGAACCCTCAAATCCAAAAAGTTAGCCAGGAAAATCTAAGATTATATTCTCTACCATGgtaatcttttctttttattttttttccttcccCAATAAAGCTTCCGAAGTTttaaactcttcataactttgcagatattttttttttcgagattcagtcactttttatttttattggttttagaaaaataataaaatcttaaaaataaaaaatattaaatttaaaaattaaaataaaaaataaaaatacaaaccaaataaattattaacttTCCAAAATTTATAATAACATTTTATTTAGCTAATTTAAGTTGGTTGAAATGATTTGTTCACTCGTCTACTTAAATaagcataaaaaatttaaattatgtcTTAACACTCTTAAATAAAACTCAGATCCTTAACGAATTAATAGCatagaaaatcaaaaaatataatgacatctcaataaaaaaatttattatttgaaaaaaaatcataaaaagaggGTGTTATATGATATAAAATGGTATATATGTTATGTAATAAGTTATAGAAAAGCTTTTAAATATATTGGTATACcagtattttaataaattttaatagttaatcgtagttatatatattatatatattttttataattaagatcaacacttaaaaattattgaaatacCAATGTAttgatatatttaaaaattttctcaAGTTATAAACttaagaaaaattttaagtgtACTGAAAATATTAGTGTTCCAAttattttaaccgttgatttcaattaatatatattatatatattttttattattcaaatcAACGGTTAAAAAAATTGGAACACTAATATTTGTGATACACTTGAAACTCTTCCATAAACCTATTCTATGGGTtcgttattaattattattatgaagTGGTAGACAGCAAGAAAATCCTTGTATGTGAAGCATCCAAAGCAAGCATCCTCCattttattctatatataaACCACACCTCTCATGCACCCTTCTTCATTGTTCATCATTCTAGCTCTCCAATCCCCATATATAACATAGAGAACAATAATGGAGGATTccaacaacaagaacaagaaaataagcaGCAGTAGTAGTAAGAAGTTGTGgttgaagaagcttgtgaagaagGAGTTATGGCAATTCACTAGATTATTCTCTTGTGCTTCCTTTAGAGGCTGGAAGCGCCTTGATATTCAAACCACAGTCGTCGACACCGTCGTCTTTAAGATCCTCTCTGCCGTGGAGGCCGTCGTGCTTGTCTCTACCCTCTGCTTCTTCTACCTTTGTTGTGGTTGTAACTTCTGAGTTTATTGTATTTGTATCATCATCATTCACTTTTTTGACCCAACCCTTAATTCGTGAAAATTCAGGTACAattaacttcacgtgaagttaacTATCATCTAAGAATTCTTatctatcaacttcacatgaagttaaactgcacctgagtttcaTTACACTTAGTTTGATTAATTCTTTTTACATAGTCAATAAGGTTAACTTCTTGTCCCTTTCTTTGGTTTCTTGTTTTGAGAACAATAacacatttttttatatatataattttaagttgtagATTTCATCTTCTAATAGTTAATGATATATATGAGTATAATTGTGTTCCATCATATTGTAAATTTTCTTTAGAGCTTTATAATACAACAGAGTTTAATTAATCAGTTCAATGTACGAATAGAAATGAGAAGATATATTAACACAATTCCAAGTTTTGGTCTTgcaatgataataataataataataataagaaattaaGCAAAAATGATGAGATAAAATTTGAGGAGCAAGTGAACAAccttttcttgttcttttattttattttgcaacTTCTGAATATATCTTGGAGTGGTTTAATTAAGGTTATAACAGAACCATTACTCCAAGATAACAAATTTTGGTTGGATTGGTGAGTGTGAATGAGATTGGAGAGAATTGTATATGATAGCACATAGCAGGTTGCTTCTATTGTCTATTCTCCTATGAAAGAAAATATGTAATTAATGAAAACAGAatggaaaatgaaaaaaaaaagtgccAACTAATAAGTTAACTTTGCTGACCCAATCAACCATAACCGTTGCtccaatttttttaatgtttagtgGAAAAAGGTGAGCACTAccctactttttttttttaagggtggaattttttttttaagagtgGCTCCCATGCTTGATTATTATGATTTTGAATGGAGATCGTTGGACATACAAAATTTAAACCGTTTTTCATTAGCTTAATATCTTGCTTAAAAAGACAAGACCATAGATCATTTGAGCTAATTAAACAACATTTTCATAGTAAGATTCAATACTTAGTACTCTTTTGGTCATGCTAATTTGTTATATacaataaatcaataattaaattTCTCTCATGCCTTAAAACATTGTTTCACATGTCCCATGACAGAACAAAATTACAGAGGATTTATACAAATCCATGAAATATAACATGATTTGTGACCCTTCCTTGTGATACATTAAAAGCAACTCTAGCTATGGTGTCAAGAAAATTCCCCAACCTTTACAACCAAGAAGAATAATTATTACATTCAACCAAGCCAGGCTTAacaaatagataaatatatgTTCTATGTATTGGCCTATTTGCAGAAAATAATGACAAAGGGCGagggagaaaagaaagaagCCCCCaagttataaaaaattaaaaatctcaGATTGAGGTAACAGAGTCTTCTTCACTGCCATCACTATCACTGCTACTACTACTTCCGCTACCGGTGCCACTTTCACTAGTTCCGCTTTCACTGCTACTGCTAGAACTAGATGTCTGCTTGTCCCTCCCCTCTGCGTTCACCTGAGCCCGGAGAGCTTCTGCAGCATTCGGTCCTTTGTCCACCTCGTCGCCGCTGTCATCCACATCGGCAATCTCATCGTCGGTGTGCGGGACATTCATGTCAAACCCAACAttatctttctcttcttcaGACTTATTATCGTCTTCAGGTGTTGCACTACCAAATAGGTCTTCAATATCTATATCTTGATGTTCCTCAATATCATTTTTGGCAACTGGTGAGGTAGCAGAAATGCTAGGTGGTTCTGTAACTTCTGTTGGAAATTCGAATGGCCTCTTAGAACCAACTTTGAAGCCTGTCATGTGATAAGTACATCATCAAATTAACAAGAGCAGAAAAACGAAAATGAGAATTGAAATGGAAAAAGAACTAAAAAGATAATCTAATACAAAGCTCAAGctttaaatattaaaatcatCTCACATTTTATCTTATCTAGGCTACCAGAAAATGAACCAATCTAAGAACTCAACACAAAGTACATCTCTGCAATTACAAAAGCCTTATTAACCATATCATGCATACCAGTATTCTCAGGTTCTCCAATGTCAATTCGTTCCACCTCAACCtgtccaaaataaaaataactgaaGGTATAAGGGAAATTGATGGGACAAGAAAAAAGTAAATGAAAAATTAACATGTCTGTTCACAAGATAAAAGAGAGTGTTCCTTAGGTACTTCAAATACATACAT
The Arachis stenosperma cultivar V10309 chromosome 7, arast.V10309.gnm1.PFL2, whole genome shotgun sequence genome window above contains:
- the LOC130940515 gene encoding uncharacterized protein LOC130940515 codes for the protein MANKAKEEPNTAPASDRWYDIVLGPSFKDESSNKYCTLRYEFKPASVDKSKPGLLRKTKENRVSVEFQNNQVGKPKVTFEGSSEEYKENDAVLFFDGQTLRLERLHRAVKQLRHLRMPGESAAAATAAVPAPAGPASDPRLSPVGKSTKPAPPVRNTFQAVPVEVERIDIGEPENTGFKVGSKRPFEFPTEVTEPPSISATSPVAKNDIEEHQDIDIEDLFGSATPEDDNKSEEEKDNVGFDMNVPHTDDEIADVDDSGDEVDKGPNAAEALRAQVNAEGRDKQTSSSSSSSESGTSESGTGSGSSSSSDSDGSEEDSVTSI
- the LOC130941874 gene encoding uncharacterized protein LOC130941874: MEDSNNKNKKISSSSSKKLWLKKLVKKELWQFTRLFSCASFRGWKRLDIQTTVVDTVVFKILSAVEAVVLVSTLCFFYLCCGCNF